aggagcgcaacacaagaactaaaacactacacacaggaaaacagcaaaaaagtccaaataagtcagggtgtgatgtgacaggtggtgacagtacacctactttgagacaagagctatagtgatgcatgcgtggtcatgctttaaagtcatatccaacaattgcgacaacgactttttagtgtcaactgagtttcgttttttaatgatttctgctggtggtgtgcctctgcattttttcaaagcaaaaaatgtgccttggctcaaaaaaggttgaaaaacattgattTAGGAGATTGACCTATCTGACCATacgctctctgattggtcaaaatccCTCCATGTGACTGCAGGGTGCCATGTTGCGGACCAACTCGGGAACCAAGTTGGCCGTACTCTCTCGGGGCCACCAGAAAAGATCTGTTTCTCAGCTTTGGTCCACATAGGCCGCAGCTGTACtttgttgtaatacacttttccaccacgtgtggcagtaaatGACAaggtcaaacaaacagaagaagtctggagttaaagtcataaagatgtttcttaagcgcaaaaattatgactgaagtAGCACAACTATATTTTCATTAACGCTTCctgtattatcatttattattaatttaaacatttttattttagctaTGTGTAATtttatgtacatttgtttttcatCAGTTTTCATGAGTACCTTCTTTTGCGgtgtatttgtttattatttatttttgtaatcacccTGGCCTAAGCCTTGATAACACATGTGATTAACACGTGGTTTCATATCACTTGACCAGGTGTATCCGGTTTAACTCTAAGTAGTTTAGctgagtctttatttgaagggacaatgcacacagACATTaaactcaaagacagatatgttctgcactaaatagctcatttccatctgcagtcccatgttacataaattaaagatacaaaaatatgcaataaaaaTTATAACATGGTAATGTAGGTTAGGTATAAttattgacatacttgccaaccctcccgtttttagcgggagaatcccggtattcagcgcctctcccgacaacctcccggcagagattttctcccgacaaactcccggtattcagccggagctggaggccacgccccctccagctcaatgcggacctgagactgagtggggacagcctgttctcacgtccgctttcccacaaaataaacagcttgcctgcccaaagacgtcataacatctagggcttttatagagtgcacaactgcgcacacaacaaggagacgaagcagaagaacgaggaaattacagacatggcggccgaaatgatatactcatcataaacggagaagttaaacaggacaatactgccatctaatggatagccactggaacactgaaattcaagttgggtttttttctatgtaaataaaataaaaataaaaataaaaatatatatatatatatatatatatatatatatatagctagaattcactgaaagtcaagtatttcatatatatatatatatatatatatatatatatatatatatatatatatatatgaaatatatatgaaatactcgagttggtgaattctagctgtaaataaccacgcccccaaccgcgccccccgcccccaaacacccccccctacccccacccccgaccaaggcagcattactatactgTATTAAAATAGTGTGAAGGTGACAAAaggtgtgttgaaataataataatgttgaaaaaCGTACTTAGTGGGTCATAAACATGTGTTCATGCTCCAACtgtgaaaatattggatttaTATTCATTTATCGCAGTCATGTCTGGAAGCAATTAACCACGATACACAAGGAACAATAGTATTATTGTCAGTCATTTAAATGTATGTCCATTTCACACACAGTTGCCTACTTTTATTAACCTGTGACAACAACTGTGACGCTAAACACCtcgaaggcaaaaaaaaaaaggaaggggAAAACTATGGGGCATCGTGCGGTTATTTTGGGGTGGAGGGGTTCACTGAGTGCATGTTTTGTATCTTTTGCGTCATCCATTTGTCCTACTATTTACTGTTTAACTATGTCAAGTGGAAAAGGTCTTTAGACCTTTGCACAGTACTGTAAATtgtaagggttaaaaaaaaaaaaaaaaaaaaggtaaattccaTTAGAATACTGTACATGTTATCAGTACAGCTCGGAAGCTCCATTTCGCAACCTATTATCACAGCCTGTGACACACAAGCTAAAAgcagggttgttgtttttaagtcagattgaaagataggctccagcacccccccgtgaccccgaaaagggacaagcggtagaaaatggatggatggaaaagattggaaggaaaatattgcaaattaAAACTGTTGTTACACTTTAAGCCCACCAGATGGCAACAAAGCAGTcaacatttccgactttttgacacttagaagaaatctcgactttttgagaaaaaaaattcagactttgacacttaaaaaaaatccagacattttgacaaaaatatttccgactttgaaaaaaatatttcaaagtgtcaaaaagtcgagattttttgtaagtgtcaaatagtcggaaatatttttgttaaaacgtcggaaatatttttgtcaaaaagtctgaattttttctaagtgtcaaagtctgaatttttttctcaaaaattcggaaatgtttttgttcaaaagtcgggatttttttttaaaatgtcaaaaagtcagaattatttTTGTCGAGAAGTCGGACATTTTTTTGTAAGAAACGTAAAGACTGTAAGGAAAATATTGCAAATGAAAACTGTTGTTACACTTTAAGCACACCAGATGGCAACAAAGCAGTcaacatttccgactttttgacacttagaagaaaTCTCAACTTTTTGCGAAAAAAATTCAGActatgacacttagaaaaaatccaaactttttgacaaaaatatttccgactttttgacaaaaatatttcaaagtgtcaaaaagtcgagattttttgtaagtgtcaaatagtcgaaaatatttttctcaaaaattcggaaatgtttttgtcaaaaagtcgggattttttcaaaattTCAAAAagtgtggattttttttaaaaatgtcaaaaagtcagaatttttttttgtcaaaaagtcggacatttttttgTAAGAAACGTAAAGACTGGAAGGAAAATATTGCAAATGAAATCTATTGTTACACTTTAAGCACACCAGATGGCAACAAAGCAGTcaacatttccgactttttgacacttagaagaaatctcaactttttgaaaaaaaattatttccgactttttgacaaaaatatttcaaagtgtcaaaaagtcgagattttttgtaagtgtcaaaaagtcgagattttttgtaagtgtcaaatagtcgaaaatatttttgtcaaaaagtcggaaatatttttgtcaaaaaatctggatttttctaagtgtcaaagtctgaatttttttctcaaaaagtcGATATTTcttataagtgtcaaaaagtcggaaatgtttttgtcaaaaagtcgggattttttctaaatttcaaaaagtcgggattttttttaaatatcaaaaagtcagaatttttttttgtcaaaaagtcggacatttttttgTAAGAAACGTAAAGACTGGAAGGAAAATATTGCAAATGAAAACTATTGTTACACTTTAAGCACACCAGATGGCAACAAAGCAGTcaacatttccgactttttgacacttagaagaaatctcaactttttgaaaaaaaaatatttccgactttttgacaaaaatatttcaaagtgtcaaaaagtcgagattttttgtaagtgtcaaaaagtcggaaatatttttgtcaaaaagtcggaaatatttttgtcaaaaaatctggatttttctaagtgtcaaagtctgaatttttttctcaaaaagtcGATATTTCTTATAAGTGTCAAAAatcggaaatgtttttgtcaaaaagtctggattttttctaaatttcaaaagtcgggatttttttaaaatgtcaaaaaggcagaattttttttgtcaaaaagtctgacatttttttgtaagaaACGTAAAGACTGGAAGGAAAACTGTTGTTGCACTTTAAGCCCACCAGATGGCAACAAAACAGTCAacatttctgactttttgacacagaagaaatctcgactttttgagaaaaaaattcagactttgacacttggaaaaaatccagacattttgacaaaaatatttccgactttttgacaaaaatatttcaaagtgtcaaaaagccgAGATttcttttaagtgtcaaaaagtcggaaatgtttttgtcaaaaagtcaggattttttctaaatttcaaAATGTCGGGGGTTTTTTAAAATgtcaaagtctgaattttttttgtcaaaaagtcggacatttttttgTAAGAAGCGTAATGATTGGAAGGAAAAAATTGCAAATGTAAACTGTTGTTACACTTTAAGCCCACCAGATGGCAACAAAGCAGTcaacatttccgactttttgacacttagaagaaatctcgactttttcagaaaaaaattcagactttgacacttggaaaaaatccagactttttgacaaaaatattccgactttttgacaaaaatatttcaaagtcaaaaagtcgagattttttgtaagtgtcaaatagtcggaaatatttttgtcaaaaagtctggattttttctaagtgtcaaagtctgaatttttttctcaaaaagtcgagatttcttctaagtgtcaaaaagtcggaaatgtttttgtcaaaaagtcgggattttttctaaattttaaatagtctggattttttttaaatgtcaaaaagtctggattttttttgtcaaaaaatcgggacaTTTTTTTGTAAGAAACGTAAAGATTGGAAGGAAAATATTGCAAATGAAAACTGTTGTTACACTTTAAGCCCACCAGATAGCAACAAAGCAGTCAAGAGGATAGGCTTAAAGCagagcctgggcaattattttgactcaaggggccaaattttgagaaaaaaatgtgtctgggggccggtaatacaaaacctcacaataatgtctgattgaatgctaaaaacgttatgacagaccgccttaaaaaagggAATGGAATTGAAAAAtgttctactgaatgagacacccagaatttgcatggaaataaagaatattggattcacaatattaactatgaacgataaaacactgaatattgacaacatatgaacgtcacaccccatattttacaatcaagcgaaacgcaacaaaaatttaacaaacagcgaaatatgaagtgtaaaaaaaacaaacccacctactatctgatgcatcattaagctttagaactttcttgtaaaaagctCCTTCCCtgatagggttgcaaaggggtggaaagtttccggtacaTTTACCACGGggagttaagctcgggaagtttggaaattttgaccattttttgatgattcaaagttggacacagatgagaagcttgtaaaacactaatgcaatgccacacacagatataaataatcagctaaacaattggagtagtctttaaaaaatattttaccgatagacaaatgaatagaaataggctagatgaataaacgaacagtcaatcagcatgctaaatcaaactacattcttgtatgacaacataatggctagcagaacagaaggcagaggaaactacacgttttgatttagtatttgctagttgaattTTACcaatcacaaaaaaggtcaatttggATAATGTTGTtcgcataaatgaatgggaattTTTattgagaaaattagcatcacgactaacggagaaatattttcgattcattatgagactgtggtggtacataaacctagctagctagagatattgtcCCCAAAATcctttaacaagtacaggaacagctagctagcttgagtggaagtctgctggagtagtctacagtcatacagtaacaagcaattacacctctattcaacttaaataccatagatcaaatatatttaccccagtaatatcaccacaacttacctgactggatgaagtccttgggctcaaatactagtgtggcctcaatagccttgctgtagtgtgtagcatgctgggaattatctgtgcatgtgatggaagaatgcactgcacacgtgatggaggaatgcacagtgcagggttgaaattcaactgaatctgcattaaatcaggttgttttagctaataatcatgctgcaagatctagcatgttgcattcaatgtttattcccattcatttcccattaattcccatatatccatccatccatcttcatccgcttatccaaagtcgggtcgcgggggcagcagcctaagcagggaagcccagacttccctctccccagccatttcgtaaagctcctcccgggggatcccgaggcgttcccagaccagctgggagacagtcttcccaacgtgtcctgggttttccccgtggccccctaccggtcggacgtgcccgaaacacctccctagggagacgttcaggtggcatcctgaccagatgccctgaaccacctcatctggctcctctccatgtggaggagcagcggctttagtttgagctcctcccggatgacagagcttctcatcctaagggagagccacgccacccagcggaggaagctcatttcggccgcttgtacccgtgaccttgtcctttcggtcataacccaaagctcatgaccataggtgaggatgggaacgtagatctaaccggtaaattgagagctttgccttccggctcagttccttcttcaccacaacggatcgatatagcgtccgcattactgaagacgccgcaccgatccgcctgtcgatctcaccatccactcttcccccacccgtaaacaagactctgaggtacttgaactcctccacatggggcaagatccccTCCCTaacccgttaattcccatggaaagtttccaactttgaatattcccggaattttgccaCCCtagtccctgacacccgcatttcaggctggctgctctggaaacactcagtggaaacgctccccacccacactgcttggtgcctcgcctgagctgctgtgacttagatgaccatagtaactaattagattaccacagtaactagtatatcaggcaaaagcgcagattcaatcaagcaatcaatcaatcaatgttcacttatatagccctaaaacacgagtgtctcaaagggctgcacatgccacgacgacatccttggctcagatcccacatcagggcaaggaaaaactcaacccaatgggacaatgagaaaccttggaggggaccgcaattATGGGAACCCCTccatgggcgaccggtgcaatggacgtcgagtggatctagcataatattgtgagagtccagtccatagtggatctaagataatagtgagagtccagtccatagtggatctaacataatattgtgtgagtccagtccaaaatggatctaacataatagtgagagtccagtccatagtggatctaacataatagtgagagtccagtccatagtggatctaacataatattgtgaaagtccagtccatagtggatctaacataatagtgagagtacagtccatagtggatctaacataatagtgtgagagtccagtccatagtggatcagcataatagtgagagtcacgtccatagtggatctaacacaatattgtgaaagtccagtccatagtggatctaacataacagtgagagtccagtccatagtggatctaacataatagtgagagtccagtccatagtggatctaacataatattgtgaaagtccagtccatagtggatctaacataatagtgagagtacagtccatagtggatctaacataacagtgtgagagtccattccatagtggatcagcataatagtgagagtccagtccatagtggatctaacacaatattgtgaaagtccagtccatagtggatctaacataacagtgagagtccagtccatagtggatctaacataatattgtgagagtacagtccatagtggatctaacataatagtgtgagagtccagtccatagtggatcagcataaaagtgagagtccagtccatagtggatctaacacaatattgtgaaagtccagtccatagtggatctaacataatagtgagagtccagtccatagtggatctaacataatattgtgaaagtccagtccatagtggatcttacataatagtgagagtacagtccatagtggatctaacataacagtgtgagagtccattccatagtggatcagcataatagtgagagtccagtccatagtggatctaacacaatattgtgaaagtccagtccatagtggatctaacataatattgtgagagtccagaccatagtggatctaacataatattgtgagagtccagtccatagtggatctaacataatagtgagagtccagtccatagtgaggccagcaggagaccatcccgagcggagacaggtcagcagcgcagagacgtccccaaccgatgcacagacgattccaaccattgaaatactttgtatagttcaaaacTTTCGgttattagaaaacatcactgcacataatggcagctacagtttccatcataaagatctaaaaaattgatttgggaatgtccggcaggccagattgaaaagcttaacgggccccatgtggcccccgggccttaatttgcccagatctgtcTTAAAGTGATCACAATGTAAAGAAAATATTGGCTCATAAAGCTAAATAAAGCCTGTGCCTTCCTCAGCCCAAGAGCACAGCGGGGAGCCACAAGACACAAGGCCCCAGTCCAATGAGGGCTGTCCGGTGTGTGGAGACAAAATCTCGGGGTACCACTACGGCCTGCTCACCTGCGAGAGCTGCAAGGTAAAGACCACCACGCCAACGAGGCGCCGATAAGTCGCGGAAGCTCCACCATTGTAGCGCGATTGACCTTTTTTGTCTTTGCAGGGCTTCTTTAAGCGCTCGGTGCAGAACAAGAAACACTACACCTGCGCCGAGGGCCAGAGCTGCCCCATGGACGTCTCCCAGAGGAAGCGCTGTCCTTCCTGTCGTTTCCAGAAGTGTCTGGCGGTGGGCATGAAGAGAGAAGGTAGAGAGATGGAGCGATGCACTTTGCTCCGACTTTTCCTCCACTGACATGCACGCTCTTCGGCTGTATCTAAGCGATCATAAAAACAACACCACGGCCTGAGATGACGCAGTTTACATAAGATGACTTTATAGCGTGCTGATAAGCTCAGCTCttcaaaaaaaatgtggatttccaGTAACGCAagtccagtaaaaaaaaaaaagtccacttgtgtgtgttttcttgaaaCAGCGGTGAGAGCGGACCGAATGAGAGGCGGCCGGAACAAGTTTGGACCGCTCTACAGGCAGATGAAAGGACATAAAGTGCAAGATCAAACGAATGCTGCCCCCTATAGGATCAAAATGGAAGCGACGCAGAGATTACTGCCTGATGTAGCGAGTGACTGTCCACTCATGTTCACCCACGCGAGCGCTCCAGTGTCCCCAGATGCTTTCCACCAGCCTCACATGGTGTATCATGGAATGGAGGAGTCATGGGCACATTCACCTTTAGACTGTACTCTGGGTGACGACAGGGTGGTGCCGCCTCTGTCGCTTCCCTACGCAGGAACGTACTTTCAGGAGGAACGACCTAGCATTTACAGCCCGGCTACTTCCCACTATCCGCCGCACAGACCCTCCAATAACTCCATTTTAAGAAGCGCCCCGTCGACGTCGTCATCGTGGTCCGGCGTCCCCCTCATGCCGCCCCCTGACCCGGCCGGGGTCCTGGCGTCCGGCTTTCTCAGTCAACTCTTGGAAGGAGAGCGGGACGAGAGTCAGCTGTGTGCCAAAGTGGTGGCCAGTTTGCAGCGGGAACAGGCGAACCGAGGCAAACACGACTGTCTGAACACGTTCAGCATCATGTGCAAAATGGCCGACCAGACGTTGTTCAGCCTGGTGGAGTGGGCCAGGAACAGTGCACTCTTCAAGGAGCTCAAGGTGAATAACACTTCACTAATGTCTGTACTCAACAGGAGATTTGGTGGGGTTACAGTCGTGATGaatagtttacatacacttaatggctgtcttgagtttcaatcaatcaatcaatgtttatttatatagccctaaatcacgagtgtctcaaagggctgcacaagccacaacgacatcctcggttcagatcccacataagggcaagggaaaactcaacccagtgggacgtcaatgagaatgacaatgagaaacctcggagaggaccgcagatgtgggtgaccccccgccCCTCtacgggagaccggatgcaatggacgttgagtgggtctgacataatattgtgaaagtccagtccatagtggatctaacataatagtgagagtccagtccatagtggatctaacataatagtgagagtccagtccatagtggatctaacataatagtgagagtccagtccacagtggatctaac
This genomic interval from Entelurus aequoreus isolate RoL-2023_Sb linkage group LG06, RoL_Eaeq_v1.1, whole genome shotgun sequence contains the following:
- the nr5a5 gene encoding nuclear receptor subfamily 5, group A, member 5, whose translation is MDIPDHSQEQQQDHDYLEDIFALERAATSQEHSGEPQDTRPQSNEGCPVCGDKISGYHYGLLTCESCKGFFKRSVQNKKHYTCAEGQSCPMDVSQRKRCPSCRFQKCLAVGMKREAVRADRMRGGRNKFGPLYRQMKGHKVQDQTNAAPYRIKMEATQRLLPDVASDCPLMFTHASAPVSPDAFHQPHMVYHGMEESWAHSPLDCTLGDDRVVPPLSLPYAGTYFQEERPSIYSPATSHYPPHRPSNNSILRSAPSTSSSWSGVPLMPPPDPAGVLASGFLSQLLEGERDESQLCAKVVASLQREQANRGKHDCLNTFSIMCKMADQTLFSLVEWARNSALFKELKVEDQMVLLQSCWSELLVLDHLCRQVTYGKEECIYLVTGQQIELSTIISQAGATLSSLVSRTQDLVTKLKVLHFDRHEFVCLKYLVLFNPDVKSVQSRGQVEHIQERVNRALMEHTQRTHPGHSDKFGQLLLRLPEVRSISLQVEEYLYQRHLLGDLPCNSLLTEMLHTKHS